The Acidimicrobiales bacterium genome contains a region encoding:
- a CDS encoding sigma-70 family RNA polymerase sigma factor produces the protein MAERIESESHEDLVRLYLNEIGRYPLLTKADEERLGRAVEEGQAAAAELAAAAAEGGAGRLTAARRRELRALVAAGERATTEFCQANLRLVVSIAKRYQASGLPLLDLVQEGNLGLLHAVEKFDHKKGFKFSTYATWWIRQAITRGIANSGRTIRLPVHAGDLVNRVHRAQARLEAHLSRRPTLDELGADVGLAPERVAEVLSIANEPISISAPLSDEGEGELGDVIEDASAASPLDQVMADSVPGELARLLAVLDEREREILRLRYGLDQGEPRTLEEVGERMHLTRERIRQIESRALCKLRHPSLDTGARELLFG, from the coding sequence CTGAACGAGATCGGGCGCTACCCCCTGCTCACCAAGGCCGACGAGGAGCGCCTCGGTCGCGCCGTCGAGGAGGGCCAGGCGGCGGCGGCCGAGCTGGCCGCCGCCGCGGCCGAGGGTGGCGCCGGGCGCCTGACCGCCGCTCGGCGGCGCGAGCTCCGGGCGCTGGTCGCCGCCGGTGAGCGCGCCACGACGGAGTTCTGCCAGGCCAACCTGCGCCTGGTGGTGTCGATCGCCAAGCGGTACCAGGCCTCGGGCCTGCCCCTCCTCGACCTGGTCCAGGAGGGCAACCTCGGGCTGCTCCACGCCGTCGAGAAGTTCGACCACAAGAAGGGCTTCAAGTTCTCCACGTACGCCACCTGGTGGATCCGCCAGGCCATCACCCGGGGTATCGCCAACTCGGGCCGTACGATCCGGCTGCCCGTCCACGCCGGCGACCTCGTCAACCGGGTCCACCGGGCCCAGGCCCGCCTGGAGGCGCACCTCAGCCGCCGTCCGACGCTCGACGAGCTGGGCGCCGACGTCGGGCTGGCGCCCGAGCGGGTCGCCGAGGTGCTGTCCATCGCCAACGAGCCGATCTCGATCTCGGCGCCCCTCTCCGACGAAGGAGAGGGGGAGCTGGGCGACGTCATCGAGGACGCCTCGGCGGCGTCCCCCCTCGACCAGGTGATGGCCGACTCGGTCCCCGGCGAGCTGGCCCGGCTGCTCGCCGTGCTCGACGAGCGGGAGCGGGAGATCCTCCGGCTGCGGTACGGCCTCGACCAGGGCGAGCCCCGCACCCTGGAGGAGGTCGGCGAGCGGATGCACCTGACCCGCGAGCGGATCCGCCAGATCGAGTCTCGGGCGCTGTGCAAGCTGCGCCACCCGTCCCTCGACACCGGGGCACGCGAGCTCCTGTTCGGCTGA
- a CDS encoding NAD(P)H-dependent glycerol-3-phosphate dehydrogenase, producing MATKVAVLGAGSWGTTMAAMATSHAPTTLWARRPELACAVNTEHRNPDYLRDGALPPALVATADLEEALDGASVAVMAVPSHGFRAILEQAAPFLGAGTPVVSLTKGLEQGSLKRMTEVIAEVAPGCPAGVLTGPNLAGEILAGQPAASVVALDDEGLAAEIQALLSTPTFRLYTNPDVVGCEVAGAVKNVTAIAAGMGDGMGFGDNTKAALMTRGLAEITRLGTALGGHPLTFSGLAGMGDLVATCISRHSRNRHVGEQLGRGRAPAEVLAGTRMVAEGVNTSRVVLELAATVGVEMPIAEQVVAVLHEGKRAVDVIPTLMLREAKPEHTGFVPTR from the coding sequence GTGGCGACGAAGGTGGCCGTGCTCGGGGCCGGGTCGTGGGGGACGACGATGGCGGCGATGGCGACGTCGCACGCGCCGACGACGCTGTGGGCGCGCCGCCCGGAGCTGGCGTGCGCCGTCAACACCGAGCACCGCAACCCCGACTACCTCCGCGACGGAGCGCTCCCCCCGGCCCTCGTCGCCACCGCCGACCTGGAGGAGGCGCTGGACGGGGCGTCGGTCGCCGTCATGGCCGTCCCGTCGCACGGGTTCCGCGCCATCCTCGAGCAGGCGGCGCCGTTCCTGGGCGCCGGGACGCCGGTCGTCAGCCTCACCAAGGGCCTGGAGCAGGGGTCGCTCAAGCGGATGACCGAGGTCATCGCCGAGGTGGCGCCCGGCTGCCCGGCCGGCGTGCTGACCGGGCCCAACCTGGCCGGCGAGATCCTGGCCGGCCAGCCGGCGGCCAGCGTCGTCGCCCTCGACGACGAGGGCCTGGCCGCCGAGATCCAGGCGCTCCTCAGCACGCCCACCTTCCGGCTCTACACCAACCCCGACGTGGTGGGCTGCGAGGTCGCCGGCGCCGTCAAGAACGTGACGGCCATCGCCGCCGGCATGGGCGACGGGATGGGCTTCGGCGACAACACCAAGGCGGCGCTCATGACCCGCGGCCTGGCCGAGATCACCCGCCTGGGCACGGCGCTGGGCGGGCACCCGCTGACCTTCTCGGGCCTGGCCGGCATGGGCGACCTGGTGGCGACGTGCATCTCCCGCCACAGCCGCAACCGCCACGTGGGCGAGCAGCTGGGCCGGGGCCGGGCGCCCGCCGAGGTGCTGGCGGGGACGCGCATGGTGGCCGAGGGCGTGAACACCTCGCGGGTCGTGCTCGAGCTGGCGGCGACCGTCGGCGTGGAGATGCCGATCGCCGAGCAGGTCGTGGCCGTGCTCCACGAGGGCAAGCGGGCCGTCGACGTCATCCCCACGCTCATGCTGCGGGAGGCCAAGCCCGAGCACACCGGCTTCGTCCCCACCCGGTAG
- a CDS encoding antibiotic biosynthesis monooxygenase, with protein sequence MSTAVMRMFQTAVDPADLADVRRLFADDILPVFRDMPGCVSMELVLSVDHNPGGLLECAAVSRWETADAMDAAMASRPAKEAQVRLFELLRQEPVVRVFEVLA encoded by the coding sequence GTGAGCACGGCGGTGATGCGGATGTTCCAGACGGCGGTCGACCCGGCCGACCTCGCCGATGTGCGGCGCCTGTTCGCCGACGACATCCTCCCCGTGTTCCGCGACATGCCCGGCTGCGTGAGCATGGAGCTGGTCCTGAGCGTGGACCACAACCCGGGCGGGCTCCTCGAGTGCGCCGCCGTGTCCCGGTGGGAGACGGCCGACGCCATGGACGCGGCGATGGCCTCGCGCCCGGCCAAGGAGGCCCAGGTCCGGCTCTTCGAGCTGCTGCGCCAGGAACCGGTGGTGCGGGTGTTCGAGGTCCTGGCGTAG
- a CDS encoding PIG-L deacetylase family protein — protein sequence MSAEVTTDLDVPARALAVGAHPDDVEFGCGGTLAKWAAAGCEIHHLVCTDGSKGSWDPDEDVAELVARRQEEQRAASRALGGAGDVVFLGWTDGELRSGLEQQAQVAEWIRRIRPDVVLGHDPWRRYRLHPDHRNAGFLVTDGIVAARDPHFFPDQGIEPHRPSALLLWEADEVDHVEDVAGHQGTKLAALLEHRSQFRSTMRIDDPDAEDEVDAFRRRMLERLAEQGAVAAVALGEAFKLMTKL from the coding sequence ATGAGCGCCGAGGTCACCACCGACCTGGACGTTCCCGCCCGCGCCCTGGCCGTCGGCGCCCACCCCGACGACGTCGAGTTCGGCTGCGGCGGCACCCTCGCCAAGTGGGCCGCCGCCGGCTGCGAGATCCACCACCTCGTCTGCACCGACGGGTCGAAGGGCTCGTGGGACCCGGACGAGGACGTGGCGGAGCTGGTGGCCCGGCGCCAGGAGGAGCAGCGGGCCGCGTCGCGGGCGCTGGGCGGCGCCGGCGACGTCGTCTTCCTCGGTTGGACCGACGGCGAGCTGCGGTCGGGGCTCGAGCAGCAGGCGCAGGTCGCCGAGTGGATCCGGCGCATCCGGCCCGACGTCGTGCTGGGCCACGACCCGTGGCGCCGCTACCGGCTGCACCCCGACCACCGCAACGCCGGCTTCCTCGTGACCGACGGCATCGTGGCCGCCCGCGACCCCCACTTCTTCCCCGACCAGGGGATCGAGCCGCACCGCCCGTCGGCGCTGCTGTTGTGGGAGGCCGACGAGGTCGACCACGTGGAGGACGTCGCCGGCCACCAGGGCACCAAGCTGGCCGCCCTGCTCGAGCACCGCAGCCAGTTCCGGTCGACGATGCGCATCGACGACCCCGACGCCGAGGACGAGGTCGACGCGTTCCGCCGGCGCATGCTCGAACGCCTCGCCGAGCAGGGCGCCGTGGCCGCCGTCGCCCTCGGCGAGGCGTTCAAGCTGATGACGAAGCTCTAG
- a CDS encoding metallophosphoesterase, which yields MAREEFLIAQLSDLHCGSPFFDAALLEAAVGEIIAVQPDLVVVGGDLTTDGYAHEFRAAQQHLQPLFDAGLRAIVIPGNHDSKNVGYLHFRDTFGIGEGVGKGDSMLHIAGDAPLSMRVVAIDSSKPDLAEGEVGRERYDWIRQQFAGDAEVRCFVLHHHLVPVPGTGRERNEVWDSGDVLTLLDDLDVHLVLSGHKHVPHVWLLNDILIVNSGTVSSYRLRGYTRPSYNMIEVTEGAIRVTLRYPGIGERFGAELDRHAMRLKTSPELAGMFSKTGWAP from the coding sequence GTGGCGCGCGAGGAGTTCCTGATCGCCCAGCTGTCGGACCTCCACTGCGGATCGCCCTTCTTCGACGCCGCCCTGCTGGAGGCGGCCGTGGGCGAGATCATCGCCGTCCAGCCGGATCTCGTCGTGGTCGGCGGCGACCTCACCACCGACGGCTACGCCCACGAGTTCCGCGCCGCCCAGCAGCACCTCCAGCCGCTGTTCGACGCCGGGCTGCGCGCCATCGTCATCCCCGGGAACCACGACTCCAAGAACGTCGGCTACCTGCACTTCCGCGACACCTTCGGCATAGGCGAGGGCGTCGGGAAGGGCGACAGCATGCTGCACATCGCCGGCGACGCCCCGCTGTCCATGCGGGTGGTCGCCATCGACTCGTCCAAACCCGACCTGGCCGAGGGCGAGGTCGGGCGGGAGCGCTACGACTGGATCCGCCAGCAGTTCGCCGGCGACGCCGAGGTCCGCTGCTTCGTGCTCCACCACCACCTGGTGCCCGTGCCGGGGACGGGGAGGGAGCGCAACGAGGTGTGGGACTCGGGCGACGTGCTCACCCTGCTCGACGACCTCGACGTGCACCTGGTGCTCTCGGGGCACAAGCACGTGCCCCACGTGTGGCTGCTCAACGACATCCTGATCGTCAACTCGGGGACGGTGTCGTCGTACCGCCTGCGCGGCTACACCCGGCCGTCGTACAACATGATCGAGGTGACCGAGGGCGCCATCCGGGTGACCCTGCGCTACCCCGGCATCGGCGAGCGCTTCGGCGCCGAGCTCGATCGCCACGCCATGCGCCTGAAGACCAGCCCGGAGCTGGCCGGCATGTTCTCCAAGACGGGCTGGGCGCCGTGA
- the cofC gene encoding 2-phospho-L-lactate guanylyltransferase translates to MPLKAFARAKVRLAGALLPAPRAELARSMAASVLRAAGELPRAVVCDDAEVADWAVSEGARVVWAPGRGLDGAVADGVKALAVDGATRVIVAHADLPLAVNLAWVARFPGVTIVPDRRDDGTNVICVPTAGDFPFSYGPSSFRRHARAALDLGLPLRVVREPRLGADVDVPDDLAPAGLCATPR, encoded by the coding sequence GTGCCGCTCAAGGCGTTCGCCCGGGCCAAGGTCAGGCTGGCGGGCGCCCTGCTCCCGGCGCCCCGGGCCGAGCTGGCCCGGTCGATGGCCGCCTCCGTCCTGCGGGCGGCCGGGGAGCTCCCCCGGGCCGTCGTGTGCGACGACGCCGAGGTGGCCGACTGGGCGGTGTCCGAGGGTGCCCGGGTCGTGTGGGCGCCGGGGCGGGGGCTGGACGGCGCGGTGGCCGACGGCGTGAAGGCACTGGCGGTGGACGGTGCCACCCGGGTCATCGTGGCCCACGCCGACCTGCCCCTCGCCGTAAACCTGGCGTGGGTGGCGCGCTTCCCCGGCGTCACCATCGTGCCCGACCGCCGCGACGACGGGACCAACGTGATCTGCGTCCCGACCGCCGGCGACTTCCCTTTCTCGTACGGGCCCTCCTCCTTCCGCCGTCACGCCCGGGCCGCCCTGGACCTCGGGCTCCCGCTGCGCGTCGTGCGCGAGCCGCGCCTGGGAGCCGACGTCGACGTGCCCGACGACCTGGCCCCGGCCGGGCTGTGCGCCACCCCGCGATGA
- a CDS encoding RNA polymerase sigma factor — protein MSVRPFEAVVADHGPVVLRVVRALLGPADADDAWSETFLAALEAYPRLRPGSDVRAWLVTIAHRKAVDRLRASSRAPVASADVATLAGGVEDGFDEAVAERDPALWAALAALPFKQRAAVAYHHVAGLPYAEVGALIGSSEVAARRSASDGVAALRRTWAREEAS, from the coding sequence GTGAGCGTGCGCCCGTTCGAGGCCGTCGTCGCCGACCACGGGCCGGTGGTGCTCCGGGTCGTGCGCGCCCTGCTCGGCCCCGCCGACGCCGACGACGCCTGGTCCGAGACGTTCCTCGCGGCCCTGGAGGCCTATCCCAGGCTGCGCCCGGGGAGCGACGTGCGGGCGTGGCTCGTGACCATCGCCCACCGCAAGGCGGTCGACCGCCTGCGGGCGTCGTCGCGCGCCCCCGTCGCCAGCGCGGACGTTGCCACCCTGGCCGGGGGCGTCGAGGACGGTTTCGACGAGGCGGTGGCGGAGCGGGACCCGGCGCTGTGGGCGGCGCTGGCGGCGCTGCCGTTCAAGCAGCGGGCGGCCGTCGCCTACCACCACGTGGCCGGCCTGCCCTACGCCGAGGTCGGCGCCCTCATCGGCAGCAGCGAGGTGGCGGCCCGCCGGTCGGCGTCCGACGGCGTGGCCGCCCTGCGCAGGACGTGGGCACGGGAGGAGGCGTCGTGA
- a CDS encoding methylated-DNA--[protein]-cysteine S-methyltransferase, with amino-acid sequence MTTDGQLVAHLTGPVPGWADGDDGEVVGRLHARLVDSAAGAGLLDVAYRTVATPIGTLLVAATPEGLVRVAFDVEGHDAVLEAIASRVSRRVLHAPARLDDAARQLDEYFAGRRRRFDLAVDLRLASPFRRVVLEHLRTIGYGRTESYATVAAASGSPAAVRAVGTACATNPVPVVVPCHRVVRSDGTLGGYLGGLDVKRALLALEAA; translated from the coding sequence GTGACGACCGACGGGCAGCTGGTGGCCCACCTCACCGGTCCGGTACCGGGCTGGGCCGACGGCGACGACGGCGAGGTCGTCGGGCGGCTCCACGCCCGCCTCGTCGACTCGGCCGCCGGCGCCGGCCTCCTCGACGTGGCCTACCGCACGGTCGCCACGCCCATCGGGACGCTGCTGGTGGCCGCGACGCCGGAAGGGCTGGTGCGGGTCGCGTTCGACGTGGAGGGCCACGACGCCGTCCTGGAGGCGATCGCCTCGAGGGTCAGCCGACGGGTCCTCCACGCCCCGGCCCGCCTCGACGACGCCGCCCGCCAGCTCGACGAGTACTTCGCCGGGCGCCGCCGGCGCTTCGACCTCGCCGTCGACCTCCGCCTCGCCTCGCCGTTCCGCCGCGTCGTACTCGAGCACCTGCGCACCATCGGCTACGGGCGCACGGAGAGCTACGCGACCGTCGCCGCCGCCTCGGGCAGCCCGGCCGCCGTGCGCGCCGTGGGCACGGCGTGCGCCACCAACCCCGTCCCGGTCGTCGTCCCCTGCCACCGCGTCGTCCGCAGCGACGGAACCCTCGGCGGCTACCTGGGCGGCCTCGACGTGAAGCGGGCGCTCCTGGCGCTGGAAGCGGCGTAG
- a CDS encoding uracil-DNA glycosylase family protein, which translates to MERDTVAIYEARGRQWAARRAPVRHDGAVAFAARVAEGAVRLDAGSGAGRYTAALGAPVVALDAARTMLGLLREAAPAAWPVQGDLEALPLRTGGIAGAWANMSYLHVPRVRLPMALADLHRAMGVGAPLDVQVLAGDYEGTDLPSDDVGGRFFSSWEPDALVDVLVGAGFDVEHVEVEGDAVRARGTRTRTLADTVGDGMTLLVCGLNPSVYAADRGVGYARPTNRFWPAAVEAGLVTRPRDAVHALRACGVGLTDLVKRATPAASALTAAEYRAGAARVERLVRWLRPGAVCFVGLDGWRAAVDRRAVAGVQPAPFATRPAYVMPSTSGLNAHASRADLVAHLGAALRLGREAAAGAAVSPPSPGGS; encoded by the coding sequence GTGGAGCGCGACACGGTGGCGATCTACGAAGCCCGCGGGCGCCAGTGGGCCGCCCGGCGGGCGCCGGTCCGCCACGACGGCGCCGTCGCCTTCGCCGCCCGGGTCGCCGAGGGGGCCGTGCGCCTCGACGCCGGCTCGGGCGCCGGCCGGTACACGGCGGCCCTCGGCGCGCCGGTCGTCGCCCTCGACGCCGCCCGCACCATGCTGGGGCTCCTGCGGGAGGCGGCCCCCGCGGCGTGGCCCGTCCAGGGCGACCTGGAGGCGCTGCCGCTGCGCACCGGTGGGATCGCAGGGGCGTGGGCGAACATGAGCTACCTGCACGTCCCCCGCGTCCGCCTGCCCATGGCGCTGGCCGACCTCCACCGGGCCATGGGCGTCGGCGCCCCCCTCGACGTGCAGGTTCTGGCGGGCGACTACGAGGGCACCGATCTGCCCTCCGACGACGTGGGTGGCCGCTTCTTCTCCTCTTGGGAGCCGGACGCCCTGGTCGACGTCCTGGTGGGCGCCGGGTTCGACGTCGAGCACGTGGAGGTCGAGGGCGACGCCGTGCGGGCCCGGGGCACCCGCACCCGCACGCTGGCCGACACCGTCGGCGACGGCATGACGCTGCTCGTGTGCGGGCTGAACCCGAGCGTGTACGCGGCGGACCGCGGCGTGGGGTACGCCCGACCGACGAACCGGTTCTGGCCGGCGGCCGTCGAGGCCGGGCTGGTCACCCGCCCCCGCGATGCCGTGCACGCCCTGCGAGCCTGCGGCGTCGGCCTGACCGACCTGGTCAAGCGGGCCACCCCGGCGGCCAGCGCCCTGACGGCGGCCGAGTACCGGGCGGGCGCGGCGCGGGTGGAGCGACTGGTGCGGTGGCTGCGGCCCGGGGCCGTGTGCTTCGTCGGTCTGGACGGGTGGCGGGCGGCGGTCGACCGGCGGGCCGTGGCCGGCGTCCAGCCGGCGCCCTTCGCCACCCGGCCCGCCTACGTGATGCCCTCCACCAGCGGGCTGAACGCCCACGCCTCGCGGGCCGACCTGGTCGCCCACCTGGGCGCGGCCCTGCGCCTCGGCCGGGAGGCGGCCGCGGGAGCGGCGGTCAGTCCACCCTCGCCGGGCGGGTCGTGA
- a CDS encoding transglycosylase domain-containing protein, protein MPTDAAGVGAPTRGRFRRLPWGRIALVTAVVLVVVGLVAPLRRGVAVLSSRAILVALSPIAPDIGNFEDLSQGSTVLAADGSVLAELDGAQRREPVRLDALPDHVTRAVLAAEDANFYDHGGIDPTAVLRAVVRNAQGGLQGGSTITQQLAKLNYTDSERTILRKLNEVQYAVRLEERYSKDELLERYLNQVYFGDGAYGLSAASQAFFGTAPEQLTPAQAATLAGKIRAPEALDPRARPDRVEARRDQVLRNMRRHGWLDEGGLQAALAAPLEVVPAAATGGQAPHFVEFVKREAAALPELGASPEVRSKRLFTGGFTIKTTLDPKAQEAAVAAVQAALPDPADPEAAVASVVPGDGAIRILSGGRDFATLKFDLASQGRRQPGSSFKPYVYLAAVADGVDPRSTFDASSPQDFTYRGERYTVHNYEGEGRGRASLDEAMTRSINTVFARLVLDIEPGAVVRTAEALGIHDVAENVGARPAIALGGLRRGVTPLEQATAFAAFAAKGVLAEPYAITEIRDREGKVLFQREPDTRQVFDEKEVGVLNAALLRVVTDGTGQGAAIGRPVAGKTGTTQEYGDAWFVGFVPQLATAVWVGHPDAVVPMTDVHGRRVTGGSFPAAIFAGTMRAAVEPLPAEDIFTASPGALGLDRDDRRPAAPAPTVGTTPPTTAPVPTTVATLPPLAPTLPYPTVVRSPTTTAAATTTTAPRRGTTTTTAPAVTTTTTAPVTTTTAAPTTTSTTTTTTTTTAPSPP, encoded by the coding sequence GTGCCGACCGATGCGGCGGGTGTCGGCGCGCCCACCCGGGGGCGCTTCCGCCGGCTTCCCTGGGGCCGCATCGCGCTCGTAACTGCCGTGGTCCTGGTGGTCGTCGGGCTGGTCGCTCCGCTGCGACGAGGCGTCGCCGTGCTGTCGAGCAGGGCCATCCTGGTGGCCCTCTCACCGATCGCACCCGACATCGGGAACTTCGAGGACCTCTCCCAGGGCAGCACCGTCCTGGCCGCCGACGGCTCCGTGCTGGCCGAGCTGGACGGCGCCCAGCGCCGCGAGCCCGTGCGGCTGGACGCCCTGCCCGACCACGTCACCCGTGCCGTGCTGGCGGCCGAGGACGCCAACTTCTACGACCACGGGGGCATCGACCCGACGGCGGTGCTGCGGGCCGTCGTGCGCAACGCCCAGGGCGGGCTCCAGGGCGGGAGCACCATCACCCAGCAGCTGGCCAAGCTGAACTACACCGACTCCGAGCGGACGATCCTGCGCAAGCTCAACGAGGTGCAGTACGCCGTCCGCCTGGAGGAGCGGTACTCCAAGGACGAGCTGCTCGAGCGCTACCTCAACCAGGTGTACTTCGGCGACGGCGCCTACGGGCTGTCGGCGGCGTCACAGGCCTTCTTCGGCACGGCGCCCGAGCAGCTCACCCCCGCCCAGGCGGCCACGCTGGCCGGGAAGATCCGTGCGCCCGAGGCGCTGGACCCCCGGGCCCGGCCCGACCGCGTCGAGGCGCGCCGCGACCAGGTGCTGCGCAACATGCGCCGGCACGGGTGGCTCGACGAGGGCGGGCTCCAGGCGGCGCTGGCCGCGCCACTGGAGGTCGTCCCCGCCGCGGCGACGGGCGGCCAGGCGCCCCACTTCGTGGAGTTCGTCAAGCGTGAGGCGGCGGCCCTGCCCGAGCTGGGCGCCAGCCCCGAGGTCCGCAGCAAGCGCCTGTTCACGGGCGGCTTCACCATCAAGACCACGCTCGATCCCAAGGCCCAGGAGGCAGCGGTGGCGGCGGTGCAGGCCGCGCTCCCCGACCCCGCCGACCCCGAGGCGGCGGTGGCGTCGGTCGTCCCCGGCGACGGCGCCATCCGCATCCTGTCCGGCGGCCGCGACTTCGCCACCCTCAAGTTCGACCTGGCCAGCCAGGGGCGGCGCCAGCCCGGGTCGTCGTTCAAGCCCTACGTGTACCTGGCGGCGGTGGCCGACGGCGTCGACCCGCGCTCGACCTTCGACGCCTCCTCCCCGCAGGACTTCACCTACCGGGGCGAGCGCTACACCGTGCACAACTACGAGGGCGAGGGGCGCGGCCGCGCCAGCCTCGACGAGGCCATGACCAGGTCGATCAACACCGTCTTCGCCCGGCTGGTGCTCGACATCGAGCCCGGTGCCGTCGTACGCACGGCCGAGGCCCTCGGCATCCACGACGTCGCCGAGAACGTGGGCGCCCGTCCCGCCATCGCCCTGGGCGGGCTGCGCCGAGGCGTCACCCCGCTCGAGCAGGCGACCGCCTTCGCGGCATTCGCGGCGAAGGGCGTCCTGGCCGAGCCCTACGCCATCACCGAGATCCGCGACCGCGAGGGCAAGGTGCTGTTCCAGCGCGAGCCCGACACGAGGCAGGTGTTCGACGAGAAGGAGGTCGGTGTGCTCAACGCCGCCCTCCTCCGGGTCGTCACCGACGGTACGGGCCAGGGCGCCGCCATCGGCCGGCCGGTGGCGGGGAAGACGGGCACCACCCAGGAGTACGGCGACGCCTGGTTCGTGGGCTTCGTGCCGCAGCTGGCCACCGCCGTGTGGGTCGGCCATCCCGACGCCGTGGTCCCGATGACCGACGTGCACGGGCGCCGGGTGACCGGCGGGTCGTTCCCGGCGGCCATCTTCGCCGGCACCATGCGGGCGGCCGTGGAGCCGCTTCCCGCCGAGGACATCTTCACCGCCTCGCCGGGCGCCCTCGGGCTGGACCGCGACGACCGGCGCCCGGCCGCCCCCGCCCCGACCGTGGGGACGACACCGCCCACGACGGCGCCCGTCCCCACCACCGTCGCCACCCTGCCGCCCCTGGCCCCGACGCTCCCCTACCCCACCGTCGTCCGCAGCCCGACCACCACGGCGGCGGCGACCACGACCACCGCGCCCCGCCGGGGGACGACCACGACGACGGCCCCGGCGGTGACGACGACCACGACCGCGCCGGTCACCACCACGACCGCTGCGCCCACCACGACCTCGACCACGACGACGACCACCACCACCACGGCGCCGTCGCCGCCGTAG